CACCGTGGGCATAGCTGATGAGTTGCGCCTTATCCAAATGAAGCTTGCCTCTTTCATCCAGATATTGTTCATCCACATTAACTGCCAGAATATCCGCTAAAAACATATCATGAGAGCCCAAAGGGATTATCTCTGTCACACGGCACTCCAGATTCACAGGGCTTTCCTCAATCATGGGGCAGTTCAGATGCACCGCAGACTCCTTTGTCAGCGCCATTTTTTCAAACTTATCGAAATCCCGGCCCGAGCGCACACCGCAGAAATCCGTAGCTCTCACCAGTGATGAAGTGGTCAGGTTGATAACAAATTCCCCGGTTTCTTTTATGACCTTATAGGAATGGCGCTCTGGCCTTATGGAAATATAGGTTTTAGGTGGATTCGAATTGATAATGCCTGTCCAGGCTATGGTTAAAATGTTGGAT
The DNA window shown above is from Eubacterium limosum and carries:
- a CDS encoding flavin reductase family protein, encoding MSKAQWRGATLLAPVPAVMVSCGTMEESNILTIAWTGIINSNPPKTYISIRPERHSYKVIKETGEFVINLTTSSLVRATDFCGVRSGRDFDKFEKMALTKESAVHLNCPMIEESPVNLECRVTEIIPLGSHDMFLADILAVNVDEQYLDERGKLHLDKAQLISYAHGEYFELGKKLGSFGYTVRKKKKKIRKKNVKK